Proteins encoded together in one Salmo salar chromosome ssa08, Ssal_v3.1, whole genome shotgun sequence window:
- the LOC106610336 gene encoding bifunctional 3'-phosphoadenosine 5'-phosphosulfate synthase 1 produces METSGNSHKKPKLSNASSENWGMQRATNVTYQAHHVSRNKRGQVVGTRGGFRGCTVWLTGLSGAGKTTVSMALEEYLVCHGIPCYSLDGDNIRQGLNKNLGFSPEDREENVRRIAEVARLFADAGLVCIASFISPYGRDRVNARKIHEAAGLPFFEVFVDAPLDVCEQRDVKGLYKRARAGEIRGFTGIDSEYEKPEAPELVLKTDSCSVNESIQQLIDLLHEKDIVPVDASYEVKELYVVENKLDLAKTDAETLPAVQIGKVDMQWVQVLAEGWATPLNGFMREREFLQCLHFDCLLDGGVINLSVPVVLPVSGADKERLDGVTAMALVYEGRRVAILRNPEFYEHRKEERCARQWGTTCKDHPYIKMVMESGDWLVGGDLQVLDKISWNDGLDQYRLTPTELKHKFKEMNADAVFAFQLRNPVHNGHALLMQDTHKRLIERGYRRPVLLLHPLGGWTKDDDVPLEWRMKQHAAVLDEGVLKPENTIVAIFPSPMMYAGPTEVQWHCRARMVAGANFYIVGRDPAGMPHPATGKDMYEPTHGAKVLTMAPGLITLEIVPFKVAAYNKAKRAMDFYDPKNHQDYDFISGTRMRKMAREGQNPPEGFMAPKAWAVLVEYYQSLEKTT; encoded by the exons ATGGAGACGTCCGGAAACTCTCACAAGAAACCGAAGCTGAGCAACGCGTCCAGCGAGAATTGG GGAATGCAGAGGGCGACTAATGTGACCTACCAGGCTCATCATGTCAGCAGGAACAAGCGTGGTCAGGTGGTGGGGACGAGAGGGGGCTTCCGTGGATGCACTGTCTGGCTCACAG GTCTGTCTGGGGCTGGGAAGACCACGGTGAGCATGGCCCTGGAGGAGTACCTGGTGTGCCACGGCATCCCCTGCTACTCGCTGGACGGAGACAACATCCGCCAGGGCTTGAACAAGAACCTGGGCTTCAGCCCTGAGGACCGCGAGGAGAACGTCAGGCGTATAGCCGAGGTGGCCCGCCTGTTCGCCGACGCAGGGCTCGTCTGCATCGCCAGCTTCATCTCTCCCTACGGACGG GATCGTGTGAACGCCAGGAAGATCCACGAGGCTGCAGGCTTGCCCTTCTTCGAGGTGTTTGTGGACGCGCCGCTTGACGTGTGTGAACAGAGAGACGTTAAGGGcctctacaagagagccagggCTGGAGAGATCAGAG GTTTCACTGGGATAGACTCGGAGTATGAGAAACCAGAGGCCCCAGAGCTGGTGCTGAAGACCGACTCCTGCAGTGTCAACGAGTCTATACAGCAGCTCATTGACCTGCTACATGAGAAG GATATAGTGCCGGTGGATGCTTCCTATGAAGTGAAGGAGCTGTACGTAGTGGAGAACAAGCTGGACCTGGCCAAGACGGATGCTGAAACACTACCTGCTGTGCAGATTGGAAAG GTGGACATGCAGTGGGTTCAGGTGCTTGCTGAGGGCTGGGCCACCCCTCTGAACGGCTTCATGAGGGAGAGGGAGTTTCTGCAGTGTCTGCACTTTGACTGTCTGCTGGACG GTGGCGTCATCAACCTGTCTGTGCCGGTGGTGTTGCCGGTGTCGGGGGCGGACAAGGAGCGTCTGGACGGCGTCACGGCCATGGCCCTGGTGTACGAGGGCCGCCGCGTGGCCATCCTCCGCAACCCCGAGTTCTACGAGCACCGCAAGGAGGAGCGCTGCGCCCGCCAGTGGGGCACTACCTGCAAGGACCACCCCTACATCAAG ATGGTAATGGAGAGTGGAGACTGGCTGGTAGGAGGAGACCTGCAGGTCCTGGACAAGATCAGCTGGAACGACGGCCTGGACCAGTACAGACTCACCCCCACTGAGCTCAAACACAAGTTCAAGGAGATGAATGCAG acgcGGTGTTTGCCTTCCAGCTGCGTAACCCGGTGCACAACGGCCACGCCCTCCTCATGCAGGACACCCACAAGCGTCTGATCGAACGGGGCTACCGCCGGCCCGTCCTACTGCTGCACCCGCTGGGCGGCTGGACCAAGGACGACGACGTGCCGTTGGAGTGGCGCATGAAGCAGCACGCCGCCGTGCTGGATGAGGGCGTGCTGAAACCCGAAAACACCATCGTGGCCATCTTCCCGTCGCCCATGATGTACGCAGGCCCCACTGAG GTGCAGTGGCACTGCCGAGCCCGAATGGTGGCCGGCGCCAACTTCTACATCGTGGGTCGCGATCCGGCGGGCATGCCCCACCCAGCCACGGGCAAGGACATGTACGAGCCAACCCATGGGGCTAAGGTCCTCACCATGGCGCCTGGACTCATCACCCTGGAGATTGTACCCTTCAAGGTGGCAGCCTACAACAAAGCCAAGAGGGCCATGGACTTCTACGACCCCAAGAA CCATCAAGACTATGACTTCATCTCAGGGACACGGATGCGTAAGATGGCTCGCGAAGGACAGAACCCTCCGGAAGGCTTCATGGCCCCCAAAGCCTGGGCTGTACTGGTGGAGTACTATCAGTCCCTGGAGAAGACTACCTAA